Genomic window (Candidatus Neomarinimicrobiota bacterium):
ACTGATGGTGTACGGACCGTAGCTATTGATGAATTTTTTGTGGGTCCGCTAATGACTGCCTTAAGTCACAACGAGATTTTAATGGAGATACGAATACCAGAACCAGATGGCATGTGCGGTGCAGCTTATTTGAAACTGGAAAGAAAAGTTGGTGATTATGCAATCGCTGGTGTTGCGGTATCATTAGTTGTTGACGGCGAAGGGAATTGTTCCAATGCAGGTATTGCCCTTACAAATGTTGGGCCGACACCCGTTCGTGCTACGCAAGCCCAGGAAGCACTGATAGGTAAACCACTGGATGAGAATAACATTGCTGAGGCTGCCCAATTGGCTGCTGACGCTGCCCAACCGGTTGGTGATCATCGGGGTTCTGAAGAATTTAAACGGGCTATAGTAAAAACCATGACCACAAGAGCAATTGATAAGGCAAAAACAAGAGCCGAAGGAAAGAAATAATATGGCAACACGATCAATTACTGTAACAATTAACGGAGAGGCCAGAACCGCTGAAGTCGAAGATCGACTACTTTTAGTTCATTTAATTCGAGACAACTGTGGCTTAACTGGCACTCACATTGGATGTGACACGACCCACTGCGGTGCTTGTACCGTGCTTCTGGATGGAATAGCTGTTAAATCCTGTACGGTATTTTCAGTCCAGGCAGATGGAGCTGAAGTAACAACCATTGAAGGAATGGAAGGAGAAGCTCTTCATCCTTTGCAGGAGGGATTCATGGAAGAGCATGGTTTGCAGTGCGGTTTTTGTACACCAGGCATGATCATGTCATCCAAGCATCTCCTCGATAAGAATCCAAACCCGACGGAAGATGACATTCGTTGGGGTATATCAGGGAATCTGTGTCGTTGTACCGGTTATCAAAACATTGTAAAGGCGGTACAGTACGCTGCGAAAAAACTTCAAGAAACACCCGCAGAACAAGGAGCAAAGTAATGGCAAAATGTAAAACGTCACCCGAAGTTGGAGGAATGGGGCACTCCGTTAAGCGAAAGGAAGATCCAAGATTCATTCGTGGACAGGGTAATTATGTAGATGATGTCGTGCGACCAGGAATGGTTTTTATGGACATTGTTCGCAGTCCATATGCACATGCAAAAATTAAAAGTATTAACACGGAAAAAGCGCTGGCACACCCCGGTGTTGCTGCTGTGATTACTGGAGAAACTCTCAAGGAATACAATCTCCATATGATGCCGACACTTATGTCCGACACCCAGATGGTTTTACCGATAGAAAAGGTATGTTACCAATCCCAGGAAGTAGCTGCTGTGGTTGCCACGGACCGCTACAGCGCCGCGGACGGAGTGGAACTGGTGGAAGTGGAATACGAACCTCTACCAGTTGTTGTAGACCCTCATAAAGCTAACGATCCTGATGCACCTATTATACGGGATGATAAGGAAGGGCAGGAAAATAACCATATTTTCCACTGGGAAGCAGGGGATAAGTCAGGAACAGATGAAATCTTCAAAAATGCAGACGTTACAGTCAAAAAAGATATTTACCTTCCTCGCATTCATGTTGCCTCCATCGAAACCTGCGGCTGTGTGTCAGAATTTGACAGCGTTACCGGCCAACTGACAGTTTGGATGACTACACAGGCACCCCATGCTATCCGTACAGTGTTGGCTCTGGTAGCCGGACATGTTGGACTACAGGAAGATAAGATCCGCATCATTGCACCGGATATTGGCGGCGGGTTTGGCGGTAAGGTTCCTATTTATCCTGGTTATGTGATCGCTATCGCAGCATCTGTGGTGACAGGTCTACCTATAAAATGGATTGAAGATCGTCGAGAAAACCTGCAGGCAGATTCTTTTGCCAGAGATTATCATATGACATGTGAGATAGCAGCAGATAAAGATGGTACATTAAACGGATTGCGAATTAAGACACTAGCAGATCATGGTTATGCTGATGCAGCGGCGAATCCATCTAAGTTTCCTGCTGGAATGTTCTCGATCTGTACAGGTTCTTATAATTTTAAGAACGCCTTCGTTGAAGTTGATGGTGTGTACACTAATAAACCGCCAGGGGGAATAGCCTACCGATGCTCTTTTCGTGTTACAGAAGCTGTGCATGCTATCGAACGTCTGGTGGACCTGGTTGCTGATGAATTAGGGATGGATGCGGCTGAAATCAGAATGAATAATTTCATTCCGAAAGATGCTTTTCCTTATAAATCACCTATGGGGTGGGAATATGATAGTGGGGATTACCATGCAGCTCTGAAGTTGGCCATGGAAAAGATAGGCTATGATCAGCTACTCAAAGAACAGGCCGAAAAACGTAAAAAGGGTGAATTGATGGGAATTGGGATCTCCTCTTTTACTGAAGTTGTGGGAGCGGGTCCTTCCAAGGATTTTGATATTCTTGGGATAAAGATGTTTGATAGTTCCGAAATACGAATTCACCCCACTGGTAAAGTCATGGCCCGATTCGGCACGAAATCCCAAGGTCAGGGGCATGAAACAACATATGCTCAGATCATCGCAGAAGAATTAGGTATTCCTCATACAGATATTTCTGTTGAAGAAGGGGATACCGATACAGCACCCTATGGTCTAGGGACTTATGCCAGTCGTTCAACACCTACAGCAGGGGCTGCTGCTGCTGTGGCCTGTAGAAAAATCAAGGATAAGGCCCAGAAGATTGCTGCACACTTGTTGGAAACTGCTGAAGATGACTTGGAATGGGAAGTTGGTAAATTCTCGGTGAAAGGCGTTCCGGACAAATCGGTTACAATTCAGGATATAGCTTTTGCAGCTTATACCAATCACCCGCAGGGATTAGAAGCTGGACTGGAGGCAACTCATTATTATGATCCGCCTAACATGACTTATCCCTTTGGCAGTTACATTGCGGTGGTGGATATTGACTCGGATACTGGTGTAGTAAAGGTGCGTAGGTTTGTGGCGGTTGATGATTGTGGAAACATTATCAATCCCATGATTGTTGATGGTCAGATCCACGGGGGCCTTACTCAGGGATTGGCACCTGCTCTCTATGAAGAAATCAGCTATGATGATGAAGGCAATATTACTGGGGGCAGTTTCATGGATTATCTTGTTCCCACTGCAGTAGAAACACCCCACTGGGAGACACATAAAACGGTAACTCCTTCACCTCATCATCCTCTTGGTGCTAAAGGGGTTGGTGAATCAGCAACTGTTGGTGCACCGCCTGCTATTGCTAATGCTGTAGTGGATGCCCTGTCGCATCTTGGTGTGAGGCATTTGGATATTCCACTCACGCCAGAGAAGGTCTGGCAAGCAATTCAGAGCGCTAACGCTTAGAGTCCTAAATAAGAGTTTCATATGAAGATTAAAATGGAAAAGAACTTCTCTGTTGCTGCGTCCATTCAGGACGTTTGGGACTTCATGACTAATATCGAGAAAGTTTGTGCCTGTGTCCCTGGCGCTCAATATTCTGAAGATCTCGGGGATAACAAACATGCCGTTATGCTCACTGTGAAAGTAGGTCCTATAAAATCGAGTTACCGGGGTGAAGCAACCATTCGGAATATGGATGCCAATTCCTACACCATCGAGATTGAAGGCAAAGGAACTGACACGAAAGGAAAGGGCGGAGCCACCATGGAACTGGTTGGAACACTGACCGCAACTGATAACCATACGACCGAAGTAAACGGTGACTCCACAGTTACCATACAGGGAATGCTGGCCCAGTTTGGTTCCCGCATGATCGAAGATGTTTCTAATCAACTGTTTGATCAGTTTGCTACTTCTCTACGAGGGAAGTTGGAGGGGGATGCTTTAAGTACAGCTGGTGCGGCTCTGAATGAAGGTGATCAAGCATTAAGCGGACTTTCAGTCGCAGGTGCTGCCATCAAGGGGGCAGCAGGTCGCTTGGTAGACTCGGTGAAAAAGAAGACTGAGAAATAGTCTCTCGCCCAAATGGGCAATATTATGTATACTTTTTCGTGAAGTTAAACTGGATACAACGGGCCGCTGAATTAGATAAGGAAGGGAAACCATTCGCCCTCGCTACTGTAATCAACGCTTCTGCCCCTACTTCAGCCAAACCAGTGGCAAAGGCTATTATCACTGGGGACGGCAAAATGGAAGGATGGATCGGTGGTGGATGTTCCAAGGAAGTGGTGGTTGAAGAAGCACTGAAATGCCTGAATACAGGTAGGTCCACTATCCTTAGGGTTACACCACAACCCGACACTTCACCGAATCATTATGTAAAAGAGGTCTTGCTGACCTGTGAGAGTGGAGGTACACTTGAACTGCACATTGAACCGATACTTCCTGTGACTAAACTTTTGATATACGGGTCGACTCCCACAGCCACTGCTCTTGCTCGGATGGCATATGTCATGGATTTTGATATTCATCTTTTCGGGGCTGGAGTAACCGAGATAGAGATGACTAAAGGTATTCAGCTTGAAGAACAGTTTCAATCTCCTCCAGGTCGTTCTGTAGCTATAGTGGCGACCCAGGGAGAAGGTGATATAAAAGCCCTGAAAGCTGCGATTAAAACTGATGCTCTTCATATTTTCTTTATCGCCAGTAGGAAAAAGGGGGGGGAAGTGACAGCTGGATTCTCCCCTGAAGATATGGACAAGATCAAATTTCCTGCCGGTCTTGACATTGGTGCAGTTACACCGGAGGAAATTGCGGTCTCAATCCTTGCCGAGATTGTTCAGGTGACCAGAGAAGATAGCTTGGCCGAGAAAGTTAAGGAAGACTCTGGTCTGACTTCAGAAATAAAGGACCCAGTTTGCGGCATGACGGTCAATCCTGCCACCTCCGAATATTCTCTAGAGCACAACGATGAGATGTACTATTTCTGCTGCGGAGGCTGTAAAGACAGTTTCGAGGCCGAACCCGCCCAGTTTGAACTAGCCTGATTAACTACCAGCCCTAATCTGAGGGAAGACCCTCAATAAACCCTGACACATCATGTATGTCAGGTTATATAGCCTTTATTAAGCCTCGGCTCCTTTTCCAAAGCCGAAGTAGCCATATGCAGCAGCAAAAATGGCATATAGGGCTACGGTTGACCAACCAAGAGGACCCATTTCACCGGACATTTGGATAAAAATAGAGACCAAACAAGCCACTCCAAATCCAAGAGCGGTTGCTTTGACCACTGCTGTTCTTGCATCTGAGGATGCTGTACCCCTCATAAACCAGAAAAGCAGTGCATATCCAAAGTTGGATGCACCGAAAAAGCGAGCCATCATTGCG
Coding sequences:
- a CDS encoding xanthine dehydrogenase family protein subunit M, giving the protein MIPGSFDYHKPETLEDAVGLLNELGDDAKVLAGGHSLIPLMKLRLAEPTHLVDINGLEGLDYIKEEGGYLKIGAMVTEAQLEESDLIAEKYPILKDTSKVIADPLVRNKATVGGNIAHGDPANDHPATMMAMNAEVVVKGPSAPMTDGVRTVAIDEFFVGPLMTALSHNEILMEIRIPEPDGMCGAAYLKLERKVGDYAIAGVAVSLVVDGEGNCSNAGIALTNVGPTPVRATQAQEALIGKPLDENNIAEAAQLAADAAQPVGDHRGSEEFKRAIVKTMTTRAIDKAKTRAEGKK
- a CDS encoding YHS domain-containing protein, whose translation is MKLNWIQRAAELDKEGKPFALATVINASAPTSAKPVAKAIITGDGKMEGWIGGGCSKEVVVEEALKCLNTGRSTILRVTPQPDTSPNHYVKEVLLTCESGGTLELHIEPILPVTKLLIYGSTPTATALARMAYVMDFDIHLFGAGVTEIEMTKGIQLEEQFQSPPGRSVAIVATQGEGDIKALKAAIKTDALHIFFIASRKKGGEVTAGFSPEDMDKIKFPAGLDIGAVTPEEIAVSILAEIVQVTREDSLAEKVKEDSGLTSEIKDPVCGMTVNPATSEYSLEHNDEMYYFCCGGCKDSFEAEPAQFELA
- a CDS encoding carbon monoxide dehydrogenase, with amino-acid sequence MKIKMEKNFSVAASIQDVWDFMTNIEKVCACVPGAQYSEDLGDNKHAVMLTVKVGPIKSSYRGEATIRNMDANSYTIEIEGKGTDTKGKGGATMELVGTLTATDNHTTEVNGDSTVTIQGMLAQFGSRMIEDVSNQLFDQFATSLRGKLEGDALSTAGAALNEGDQALSGLSVAGAAIKGAAGRLVDSVKKKTEK
- a CDS encoding (2Fe-2S)-binding protein, with the translated sequence MATRSITVTINGEARTAEVEDRLLLVHLIRDNCGLTGTHIGCDTTHCGACTVLLDGIAVKSCTVFSVQADGAEVTTIEGMEGEALHPLQEGFMEEHGLQCGFCTPGMIMSSKHLLDKNPNPTEDDIRWGISGNLCRCTGYQNIVKAVQYAAKKLQETPAEQGAK
- a CDS encoding carbon-monoxide dehydrogenase large subunit — encoded protein: MAKCKTSPEVGGMGHSVKRKEDPRFIRGQGNYVDDVVRPGMVFMDIVRSPYAHAKIKSINTEKALAHPGVAAVITGETLKEYNLHMMPTLMSDTQMVLPIEKVCYQSQEVAAVVATDRYSAADGVELVEVEYEPLPVVVDPHKANDPDAPIIRDDKEGQENNHIFHWEAGDKSGTDEIFKNADVTVKKDIYLPRIHVASIETCGCVSEFDSVTGQLTVWMTTQAPHAIRTVLALVAGHVGLQEDKIRIIAPDIGGGFGGKVPIYPGYVIAIAASVVTGLPIKWIEDRRENLQADSFARDYHMTCEIAADKDGTLNGLRIKTLADHGYADAAANPSKFPAGMFSICTGSYNFKNAFVEVDGVYTNKPPGGIAYRCSFRVTEAVHAIERLVDLVADELGMDAAEIRMNNFIPKDAFPYKSPMGWEYDSGDYHAALKLAMEKIGYDQLLKEQAEKRKKGELMGIGISSFTEVVGAGPSKDFDILGIKMFDSSEIRIHPTGKVMARFGTKSQGQGHETTYAQIIAEELGIPHTDISVEEGDTDTAPYGLGTYASRSTPTAGAAAAVACRKIKDKAQKIAAHLLETAEDDLEWEVGKFSVKGVPDKSVTIQDIAFAAYTNHPQGLEAGLEATHYYDPPNMTYPFGSYIAVVDIDSDTGVVKVRRFVAVDDCGNIINPMIVDGQIHGGLTQGLAPALYEEISYDDEGNITGGSFMDYLVPTAVETPHWETHKTVTPSPHHPLGAKGVGESATVGAPPAIANAVVDALSHLGVRHLDIPLTPEKVWQAIQSANA